Proteins encoded in a region of the Planifilum fimeticola genome:
- the rlmD gene encoding 23S rRNA (uracil(1939)-C(5))-methyltransferase RlmD encodes MNKTEQSVRLAEGQVIRLPVRRMGINGEGIGYFRKKVVFVERAIPGETVLARVFEEGRGFVRARLLRVLKPSTHRREPPCPVYEECGGCQLQHIDYPFQLRLKRELLKEAFSRYTGLKNLPIAPAVGMDDPWRYRNKAQLPLKRIGGRVKMGMYSVRSHRLIEMGDCAVQHPEVNRTLEEARRVVEELEIPIYDERKHTGSLRHLVARIGLQTGEVQLVLISRTPDLPREKSLVKRLRECLPRLASIVLNVNPRRTSAVWGERSRVLWGADAIREVLDERIYALSAPSFFQLNPVQTVKLYDEVRRAASLTGRETVVDAYCGVGTIGLWLAPEAGRVIGMDTVPEAVRDARENARRNGINNAEYHVGRAEEWLPRRVSEGFRPDVVIVDPPRTGLGGELIDALIRVKVPRLIYVSCNPSTLAKDSARLLEGGYRIGRIVPVDMFPQTSHVEAVCTLEWDGEKA; translated from the coding sequence ATGAACAAAACCGAACAATCTGTGCGCCTAGCCGAAGGGCAGGTGATCCGGCTTCCGGTACGCCGGATGGGGATCAATGGAGAAGGGATCGGATACTTTCGAAAAAAGGTGGTGTTCGTCGAGCGGGCGATTCCCGGGGAGACGGTGTTGGCCAGGGTGTTTGAGGAGGGGCGGGGGTTTGTCCGGGCTCGCCTCCTTCGCGTCCTCAAACCCTCAACGCACCGGAGAGAACCTCCGTGCCCCGTCTACGAGGAATGCGGCGGTTGTCAACTGCAGCACATTGATTACCCCTTTCAGCTCCGCTTGAAAAGGGAGCTTCTGAAGGAGGCCTTTTCCCGTTACACAGGCCTGAAGAATTTGCCCATCGCCCCCGCGGTGGGAATGGACGATCCCTGGCGATACCGGAACAAGGCGCAATTGCCGCTGAAGCGGATCGGCGGGCGCGTGAAAATGGGAATGTATTCCGTCAGGTCCCACCGGCTGATCGAAATGGGGGATTGCGCCGTACAGCATCCGGAAGTGAATCGGACCCTGGAGGAGGCCCGCAGGGTGGTGGAGGAGCTGGAAATTCCGATATATGATGAGCGTAAGCACACCGGTTCCCTCCGCCATCTCGTGGCGCGGATCGGCCTTCAAACGGGGGAGGTTCAGTTGGTGCTGATCAGTCGCACTCCCGATCTTCCCCGGGAGAAGAGCCTGGTGAAGCGGCTGAGGGAATGCCTGCCCCGGCTGGCCAGCATCGTTCTTAATGTCAATCCCCGGCGAACCTCCGCGGTGTGGGGGGAACGAAGCCGGGTGCTGTGGGGGGCGGATGCGATCCGCGAAGTGCTGGACGAACGGATTTACGCCCTTTCCGCTCCCTCCTTTTTTCAGCTGAATCCGGTACAGACGGTCAAACTGTACGACGAGGTGAGACGGGCGGCATCCCTCACCGGGCGGGAGACCGTGGTGGATGCCTACTGCGGGGTGGGAACGATCGGTCTGTGGCTGGCTCCGGAGGCGGGCCGGGTGATCGGGATGGACACGGTCCCCGAAGCCGTCCGGGACGCCCGGGAAAACGCCCGCCGAAACGGGATCAACAACGCGGAATACCACGTGGGGCGCGCCGAAGAATGGCTTCCCCGACGGGTGTCGGAGGGATTTCGGCCCGACGTGGTGATCGTCGATCCGCCCCGGACCGGACTGGGAGGGGAACTGATCGACGCCCTGATCCGGGTAAAGGTGCCACGGCTGATATACGTTTCCTGCAACCCCTCCACCCTGGCCAAGGATTCCGCACGTCTTCTGGAGGGGGGATACCGGATCGG
- a CDS encoding homoserine dehydrogenase: MDRIDVALLGLGTVGTGVYKMLQSNQDVIARRTGLLFEVKHILVRDPNKKRKVDGVKNLLTTRFEEIMATGVDVVMEAMGGVEPARTYIERAIRSRCHVVTANKELIAKHGAELEKLAQEHGVQLLYEASVGGGIPVLGTLQHFLKANRILRVSGILNGTTNFILTQMGEHQRSFEEVLAEAQRLGYAEADPTADVEGFDAAHKLTILSRLAFGAVVPVDEIARRGITDISPAELELAHRLGYRIKLLAKAEQFGEEGPVALQVGPTLVPLSHPLSGINGVYNAIHIEADTVQDVTLVGQGAGEQPTASAMVEDLCNLFRLPLPRPLSYRRPLVLPVWEEGGARFAFIETKDRLGSDISQQVKERLKRFGTSAVDVAWLPGDERSALALILRRWDPSLQEKLTEELELEAERVVFRPLLGTPEPVGAEREAKISSAQ; this comes from the coding sequence GTGGACCGGATCGATGTGGCCCTGTTGGGGCTGGGGACCGTGGGAACCGGCGTGTACAAAATGCTCCAAAGCAATCAGGATGTGATCGCACGCCGAACCGGACTCCTGTTCGAAGTCAAGCACATCCTGGTGCGCGATCCGAACAAGAAGCGGAAAGTGGACGGAGTGAAAAACCTGCTCACTACCCGGTTCGAGGAGATCATGGCGACAGGGGTCGATGTGGTCATGGAAGCGATGGGCGGGGTGGAGCCTGCCCGAACTTACATCGAACGGGCCATCCGCTCCCGATGCCACGTGGTGACGGCCAACAAGGAACTGATCGCCAAACATGGAGCGGAATTGGAAAAGCTGGCCCAGGAGCACGGGGTTCAGCTCCTGTATGAAGCCAGTGTCGGCGGCGGGATTCCGGTGCTGGGCACCCTGCAGCATTTCCTGAAGGCGAACCGGATTCTGCGCGTTTCCGGGATCTTGAACGGCACCACCAATTTCATTTTGACGCAGATGGGGGAACATCAGCGCTCCTTTGAGGAAGTGCTGGCAGAGGCCCAGCGGCTGGGTTACGCGGAGGCCGATCCCACCGCCGATGTGGAGGGATTTGATGCCGCCCACAAGCTGACGATTCTCAGCCGTCTCGCCTTCGGAGCCGTGGTGCCCGTCGACGAGATCGCACGGCGGGGCATCACCGATATTTCGCCCGCGGAGCTGGAATTGGCCCACCGGTTGGGGTATAGGATCAAACTGCTGGCCAAGGCGGAGCAGTTCGGGGAGGAAGGTCCCGTTGCCCTGCAGGTGGGGCCCACCCTGGTTCCCCTTTCCCATCCCCTGTCCGGCATCAACGGTGTCTACAACGCCATCCATATCGAAGCGGACACGGTTCAGGACGTGACGCTGGTCGGCCAGGGAGCGGGGGAACAGCCCACCGCCAGCGCCATGGTGGAGGACCTTTGCAACCTTTTCCGTCTCCCCCTTCCCCGGCCGCTGTCCTACCGGCGTCCGCTGGTTCTCCCCGTCTGGGAAGAGGGGGGAGCGCGCTTCGCCTTCATCGAGACGAAGGATCGCCTCGGCTCCGATATCTCCCAACAAGTGAAGGAGCGATTGAAACGGTTCGGAACTTCGGCCGTGGATGTCGCCTGGTTGCCGGGGGACGAGCGAAGCGCGCTGGCGTTGATTTTGCGCCGCTGGGATCCGTCCCTTCAGGAGAAATTGACGGAGGAACTGGAGCTGGAGGCGGAGAGGGTCGTCTTTCGCCCCCTGCTGGGTACGCCGGAGCCCGTCGGCGCCGAACGGGAGGCGAAGATCAGTTCGGCTCAGTGA
- a CDS encoding small, acid-soluble spore protein, alpha/beta type has translation MARRRRRNRLLVPQARGEMDRLKAQVMSRELGTGPMNPGEVKFEVARRLGVPLKPEDNGDLKAAEAGKIGGAIGGHMVKEMVRRAEEALARQMRP, from the coding sequence ATGGCGCGCAGGCGTCGCCGCAACCGGCTGCTGGTGCCCCAGGCCCGCGGAGAAATGGATCGGCTGAAGGCACAGGTGATGAGCCGGGAGTTGGGAACGGGCCCGATGAATCCCGGAGAGGTCAAGTTCGAAGTGGCCCGCCGTTTGGGCGTTCCGCTGAAGCCGGAGGACAACGGCGATCTGAAAGCCGCCGAGGCGGGAAAGATCGGCGGTGCCATCGGCGGCCACATGGTGAAGGAAATGGTGAGAAGGGCGGAAGAAGCGCTGGCCCGCCAGATGCGCCCCTGA
- a CDS encoding superoxide dismutase, with translation MAKFELPALPYPANALEPHIDAQTMEIHHGRHHATYVNNLNAALEGHAALAEKSLEDLIRNINEVPESIRTAVRNNGGGHYNHTLFWESMSPNGGGQPTGELADAINQTFGSFEKFQEEFTKAALTRFGSGWAWLVVKSDGKLAVTSTPNQDNPLMDGDKPLLGIDVWEHAYYLKYQNKRPDYVKAWWNVVNWEEVNKRYLNARG, from the coding sequence ATGGCGAAGTTTGAATTGCCCGCGCTGCCTTATCCCGCCAACGCGCTGGAACCGCACATCGATGCGCAGACGATGGAGATTCACCACGGTCGTCACCACGCCACCTACGTGAACAACCTGAACGCTGCGTTGGAAGGCCATGCCGCCCTGGCCGAAAAATCGCTGGAAGATCTGATCCGCAATATTAACGAGGTGCCCGAGTCGATCCGCACCGCGGTTCGCAACAACGGGGGCGGTCACTACAACCATACCCTCTTCTGGGAAAGCATGAGCCCCAACGGCGGCGGCCAACCGACCGGGGAGCTGGCCGACGCGATCAACCAAACCTTCGGCAGCTTTGAAAAGTTCCAGGAGGAATTCACCAAGGCGGCCCTCACCCGTTTCGGCAGCGGATGGGCCTGGCTGGTTGTGAAATCCGACGGGAAACTGGCCGTAACCAGCACCCCGAACCAGGACAATCCCCTGATGGACGGCGACAAACCGCTCCTGGGCATCGACGTTTGGGAGCATGCCTATTACCTGAAATACCAAAACAAGCGTCCGGATTATGTGAAGGCCTGGTGGAATGTGGTGAACTGGGAAGAAGTGAACAAACGCTATCTGAACGCCCGCGGATGA
- a CDS encoding HAD family hydrolase, with amino-acid sequence MILFDVDGVFLSEERCFDASALTVWEMLHHPEYLGLSGEDFTPEPDEETIRRIRREVFVQDRVLDWLKARGINSNWDMVFLTFSCQLLSLLRRLEEIRPGWSRNWLEEPIDAERLKGLGRAARDAGIDFRPSYDAFIPAFSTSRAEKHELLLHLNRLAEDWLDVQKPAFSRNSALWELGRSAFQEWYLGEDLYRRVEGSKPRTPGKPGFLHQEIPLAPKEAIQRTLRRLRDRGIVLGIGTGRPRLETEVPLRSLGLLDAFEPERIVTASEVVRAEESHPDRAPLGKPHPFTYVKGYLGLKAPDEACLDADFPLPGAEEVLIVGDSVADLLAARRMGCRFAATLTGLTGEKARAKFEELGADYIVEDVTGLPEAIF; translated from the coding sequence ATGATCTTGTTTGACGTGGACGGGGTGTTTCTCAGCGAGGAGCGCTGTTTTGACGCATCGGCCCTGACCGTGTGGGAGATGTTGCACCACCCGGAATATTTGGGATTGTCCGGGGAAGACTTTACACCGGAACCCGATGAGGAGACCATCCGCCGGATTCGACGGGAGGTGTTCGTCCAGGACCGGGTGCTGGACTGGCTGAAGGCCCGCGGCATCAACTCCAACTGGGACATGGTGTTTCTCACCTTTTCCTGCCAGCTTTTATCCCTTCTCCGCCGGCTGGAGGAGATCCGGCCAGGCTGGAGCCGGAATTGGCTCGAGGAGCCGATCGACGCCGAACGGTTGAAGGGACTGGGCCGGGCGGCACGGGATGCCGGGATCGATTTCCGACCTTCCTACGATGCCTTTATTCCCGCTTTTTCCACGTCCCGGGCGGAAAAGCACGAACTTCTCCTCCATCTCAACCGGCTCGCGGAGGATTGGCTGGACGTTCAAAAGCCGGCTTTTTCCCGAAACAGCGCCCTGTGGGAACTGGGGAGATCGGCGTTTCAGGAGTGGTATCTCGGCGAGGATTTGTATCGGAGGGTCGAGGGAAGTAAGCCCCGGACGCCGGGAAAGCCGGGGTTTCTTCACCAGGAGATTCCCCTGGCCCCGAAGGAGGCGATCCAAAGGACATTGCGCCGCCTGCGCGACCGGGGCATCGTCCTGGGGATCGGGACGGGACGCCCCCGCCTGGAGACGGAGGTGCCCCTCCGGTCGCTGGGTTTGCTGGATGCCTTCGAACCGGAACGGATCGTCACCGCCAGCGAGGTGGTTCGGGCGGAGGAGTCCCATCCCGACCGCGCCCCGCTGGGCAAGCCGCATCCCTTCACCTATGTGAAGGGCTATTTGGGCCTGAAGGCGCCGGATGAAGCGTGTCTTGACGCCGATTTTCCGCTTCCGGGGGCCGAAGAGGTGCTGATCGTCGGCGATTCCGTCGCCGATCTGTTGGCGGCGCGCCGGATGGGGTGCCGTTTCGCCGCCACCTTGACGGGGTTGACCGGGGAAAAGGCGCGGGCGAAATTTGAGGAATTGGGTGCCGATTACATTGTGGAGGATGTGACCGGACTGCCGGAAGCGATCTTCTGA
- a CDS encoding DeoR/GlpR family DNA-binding transcription regulator, producing the protein MLPAERRRLILKQIETEGSAQINQLAERFGVSAMTIRRDLDVLEAERRIVRTRGGAMLREDPRREFPHRWKDERNQPAKEAIARRAVALIGSGQSVILDAGSTNLRLARQTASLQDIMLITNDLKIALELGDIEGLHVVLTGGQLKPKVYSLEGHHGVAMLSGFNVDTAFIGCDAFDLERGAMTNSMTKISMKQAMMKSAKRRVLLADSSKFEQRALLSFADLTDFHTIITDDGIPPESAEACQKAGIEVIIASKEESET; encoded by the coding sequence ATGTTGCCCGCCGAGCGCAGACGATTGATCCTGAAACAGATTGAGACGGAGGGTTCCGCCCAGATCAATCAATTGGCCGAACGGTTCGGCGTGTCCGCGATGACCATCCGCCGGGATCTGGATGTGTTGGAGGCGGAACGAAGAATCGTCCGTACCCGCGGTGGGGCCATGCTGCGGGAGGATCCCCGCCGCGAGTTTCCCCACCGGTGGAAAGATGAGAGGAACCAGCCGGCCAAGGAAGCGATCGCCCGCCGGGCCGTCGCTCTGATCGGATCGGGGCAGAGCGTCATCCTCGATGCCGGTTCGACCAACTTGCGGCTGGCGCGGCAGACGGCCTCCCTCCAAGACATCATGCTGATCACGAACGATCTGAAAATCGCCTTGGAATTGGGCGACATCGAGGGCCTTCACGTGGTGTTGACCGGAGGGCAGCTGAAACCCAAGGTGTACAGCCTCGAGGGGCACCACGGCGTGGCGATGCTGTCCGGATTCAACGTGGACACGGCGTTCATCGGTTGCGATGCCTTCGATCTGGAACGCGGCGCCATGACCAACAGCATGACCAAGATCTCCATGAAACAGGCGATGATGAAAAGCGCCAAGCGAAGGGTACTGCTGGCCGATTCCAGCAAATTCGAACAGCGGGCGCTCCTCTCCTTTGCGGATCTGACCGATTTCCACACCATCATCACCGATGACGGCATCCCCCCGGAGAGCGCCGAAGCCTGCCAAAAGGCGGGCATCGAAGTGATCATCGCTTCGAAGGAGGAAAGCGAAACATGA
- a CDS encoding four-carbon acid sugar kinase family protein: MTRLAVIADDITGANATGVLLRKKGWRVAALLDHRASPEHLSSWDGIVWNANSRLLPAGEAGKRVRGMARRLRDLPSGETLQLAKRIDSTLRGAIGAETEAILQACPGDAVAAVVPSFPASGRITRGKTLFVHGVPVHQTEVGRDLYSPVRTSDVVELIRSQTSLPVEWVETGKAPHLTEALSKAVAQGAKIVVCDAESERDIEALAEAWAALDIPLLPVDPGPFTAAYATAKASMKKRLLLIAGTPAPTTREQLEVVQSTFSPGIIDVDLNRLVQEGNFRRTVDEIGTRMDRLLRDHFLLLLRTDRIPYSGPNPSFALARAVRRWIASRPFDGLFLSGGEVAAAVLRELGAEAVELLEEILPLAVMSRIVGGPFEGMNIATKGGAAGGREAIVACVRSLLEAPHPPRNNKYPVQEEWR; encoded by the coding sequence ATGACCCGGCTGGCGGTGATCGCCGACGACATCACCGGTGCCAACGCGACCGGCGTCCTCCTCCGCAAAAAGGGATGGAGGGTGGCGGCGCTGTTGGACCACCGCGCATCCCCTGAACACCTGTCCTCCTGGGACGGCATCGTGTGGAACGCCAACTCCCGCCTTCTCCCCGCCGGGGAAGCGGGAAAGCGGGTCCGAGGGATGGCCCGCCGGCTCCGGGATTTGCCCTCCGGCGAGACCCTGCAACTGGCCAAGCGGATCGACAGCACCCTGCGGGGAGCCATCGGCGCCGAAACCGAAGCGATTCTGCAGGCTTGCCCCGGGGATGCGGTGGCGGCGGTCGTGCCCTCTTTCCCGGCTTCCGGGAGGATCACAAGGGGGAAGACGCTGTTCGTCCACGGCGTCCCCGTCCACCAGACGGAGGTCGGGAGGGACCTCTACTCCCCGGTTCGCACCTCCGATGTCGTCGAATTGATCCGGTCCCAGACCTCCCTGCCGGTGGAATGGGTGGAAACGGGAAAAGCCCCTCACCTAACGGAAGCTCTGTCCAAAGCAGTGGCGCAGGGAGCCAAAATCGTGGTCTGCGACGCCGAGTCGGAACGGGACATTGAGGCCCTCGCCGAGGCCTGGGCCGCCCTGGACATCCCCCTTCTTCCCGTCGATCCGGGACCCTTTACGGCGGCATACGCCACCGCCAAAGCCTCGATGAAAAAACGCCTGCTGCTGATCGCAGGCACCCCGGCGCCCACCACCCGCGAACAATTGGAGGTGGTCCAAAGCACCTTTTCCCCGGGCATCATCGATGTGGACTTGAACCGGCTGGTGCAGGAGGGGAATTTCCGCCGGACCGTCGATGAAATCGGCACCCGGATGGACCGTCTGCTGCGGGATCATTTCCTTCTCTTGCTGCGGACGGACCGCATCCCCTACTCCGGCCCGAATCCCTCCTTCGCCCTCGCCCGGGCCGTTCGAAGATGGATCGCCTCCCGTCCCTTTGACGGACTGTTTTTATCCGGCGGTGAAGTGGCTGCCGCCGTCTTGAGGGAATTGGGTGCGGAAGCCGTGGAACTGCTGGAGGAAATCCTTCCTCTGGCGGTAATGTCCCGGATCGTCGGCGGTCCCTTCGAAGGCATGAACATCGCCACCAAAGGGGGAGCGGCGGGAGGCCGGGAGGCCATCGTCGCCTGTGTCCGTTCCCTGTTGGAAGCCCCCCATCCCCCGCGAAACAACAAATATCCCGTACAGGAGGAGTGGAGATGA
- the pdxA gene encoding 4-hydroxythreonine-4-phosphate dehydrogenase PdxA, which translates to MTTNRPLLGITIGDPAGIGPEITLKALKEEEFYRTSRPLAIGSARVLERTREQLGLSLEIHRVKEPSEGRYTAGTVDVLDMDNIDVPSLRMGVVQENCGRAAFEYIQRAAEWAKEGAIDAIVTAPINKESLKAAGVPYIGHTEMLAAMAGSREEMTMFQIQNVKIFFLTRHLPLVEACRKMRDADFVYGGIRRAYSALSSLTGKMPTLAVAALNPHAGEGGLLGTEEIEGILPAVKRAQQEGMDVVGPVPADSVFHFARKGAYDAVLSLYHDQGHIAAKMIDFEKTVSITLGLPFLRTSVDHGTAFDIAGKGIASPVSMMEAIRAAITYSSKKPGP; encoded by the coding sequence ATGACAACAAACAGACCCCTGTTGGGCATCACCATCGGCGACCCGGCGGGCATCGGTCCCGAGATCACTTTGAAGGCGCTGAAGGAGGAGGAATTTTACCGGACATCCCGCCCCCTCGCCATCGGTTCCGCCCGGGTGCTCGAGCGCACCCGGGAGCAGCTCGGGCTTTCCCTGGAGATTCACCGCGTTAAAGAACCCTCCGAGGGACGGTACACCGCTGGAACGGTGGACGTCCTCGATATGGACAACATCGACGTCCCTTCCCTTCGGATGGGTGTCGTGCAGGAAAATTGCGGCCGAGCCGCCTTCGAATACATCCAGCGGGCGGCCGAATGGGCCAAGGAGGGCGCCATCGACGCCATCGTCACCGCCCCGATCAACAAGGAATCGCTGAAGGCCGCCGGCGTTCCCTACATCGGACACACGGAAATGCTGGCCGCCATGGCGGGAAGCCGGGAAGAGATGACCATGTTTCAGATCCAAAACGTGAAGATCTTTTTCCTCACCCGGCATCTCCCCCTGGTGGAAGCCTGCCGCAAAATGAGGGATGCCGACTTCGTCTACGGCGGAATCCGTCGCGCTTATTCGGCCCTCTCATCCCTCACGGGGAAAATGCCGACCCTGGCGGTGGCCGCCCTCAATCCCCACGCCGGTGAAGGGGGGCTTCTGGGAACGGAGGAGATCGAAGGAATCCTCCCGGCAGTTAAGCGGGCACAGCAGGAGGGCATGGACGTCGTGGGCCCCGTTCCCGCCGACTCGGTGTTCCACTTTGCCCGCAAGGGAGCCTATGACGCCGTCCTTTCCCTGTACCACGACCAGGGGCACATCGCGGCGAAGATGATCGACTTCGAGAAAACCGTCTCCATCACCCTGGGACTGCCGTTTCTCCGGACCAGCGTCGATCACGGCACCGCCTTCGACATCGCCGGGAAGGGAATCGCTTCCCCGGTATCCATGATGGAGGCGATTCGGGCGGCCATCACCTATTCGTCCAAAAAACCGGGACCCTGA
- a CDS encoding GntP family permease, with protein sequence MEATGGQMILGLLVGMFALIFLVLRTKVHAFPALIIAASLTGLIGGMTPPDVVDAITAGFGNTLGSIGLVIGFGVMMGRILEVSGASERMAYSFLKWLGKRKEEWALALTGYVVSIPIFVDSAFVILTPLAKALSTKTGKSVVGLGVALGIGLTATHHLVPPTPGPLGVAGIFGVDIGVMILTGLLFGIPVFITGIYYSKWLGKRIYQLPDETGLGWVRPDQPKTYQELIELEEKKDLPSLTRSLAPIVVPILLIFVNTTISALELKGGIYDYLMFVGSPVIAVGLGLLIAIYGLVHHLRRSEALDRMEEGIRSAGIILLVTGAGGALGNVLRESGTGEAIAKWIADTSLPAVLLPFVIASLVRLIQGSGTVAMITAASISAPILSGLDVNMVLAAQGATIGSMVFSYFNDSMFWVANRMLGIRNTKEQILTWSVPTTLAWLVALVMLLIATALFG encoded by the coding sequence ATGGAAGCAACCGGAGGTCAAATGATTCTCGGGCTTCTTGTCGGAATGTTCGCGTTAATCTTTCTGGTCCTCCGCACCAAGGTCCACGCCTTTCCGGCACTGATCATCGCGGCCTCCTTGACGGGGCTCATCGGAGGCATGACGCCTCCCGACGTGGTGGATGCGATCACGGCCGGTTTCGGAAACACCCTCGGCTCCATCGGACTGGTCATCGGTTTCGGTGTGATGATGGGACGTATTCTGGAGGTGTCCGGCGCCTCGGAGCGGATGGCCTACAGCTTTCTCAAATGGCTGGGGAAGCGGAAAGAGGAATGGGCACTGGCCCTGACCGGTTACGTCGTCTCCATACCGATCTTTGTGGATTCCGCCTTCGTCATTTTAACCCCGCTGGCGAAAGCGCTCTCAACCAAGACGGGGAAATCGGTCGTCGGCTTGGGAGTCGCCCTGGGGATCGGCTTGACGGCGACCCATCACCTGGTTCCTCCCACCCCAGGCCCCCTGGGAGTGGCGGGAATCTTCGGCGTGGACATCGGCGTGATGATTTTAACCGGCTTGCTCTTCGGGATTCCCGTCTTCATCACCGGCATCTACTATTCGAAATGGCTCGGAAAAAGAATTTATCAATTGCCCGATGAAACGGGGCTCGGATGGGTGCGCCCCGACCAGCCGAAAACCTATCAGGAATTGATCGAATTGGAAGAGAAAAAGGACCTTCCGTCCCTGACCCGTTCGCTGGCCCCCATCGTGGTTCCGATCTTGCTGATCTTCGTCAATACGACCATCAGCGCCTTGGAACTTAAGGGCGGCATCTACGATTACCTGATGTTCGTCGGATCCCCCGTCATCGCCGTCGGCCTGGGGCTCCTGATCGCCATTTACGGTTTGGTCCACCACCTCCGCCGTTCGGAAGCCCTGGACCGGATGGAAGAGGGAATCCGTTCCGCCGGGATCATCCTGCTCGTCACCGGCGCCGGCGGAGCCCTGGGAAACGTCCTGCGGGAAAGCGGGACCGGCGAGGCGATCGCCAAGTGGATCGCCGATACCTCCCTGCCGGCCGTCCTGCTTCCCTTCGTCATCGCCAGCCTGGTTCGACTGATCCAGGGAAGCGGCACGGTGGCGATGATCACCGCCGCCTCCATTTCCGCCCCGATCCTGAGCGGCCTGGATGTCAACATGGTGCTGGCGGCACAGGGGGCGACGATCGGCTCCATGGTCTTCTCCTACTTCAACGACAGCATGTTCTGGGTCGCCAACCGGATGTTGGGGATTCGCAACACCAAGGAGCAGATTCTCACCTGGTCGGTGCCGACCACCCTCGCCTGGCTGGTTGCGCTGGTCATGCTCCTCATCGCCACCGCACTGTTCGGATGA
- a CDS encoding alpha/beta fold hydrolase yields MRPGLKRALGIAFKALIVLVLLLVVAFGTYVFNNLTYHDRAMAGVKRAGFVEKDVTVGGSRIHYAEGPDNGPALLLIHGQLMDWTGYARVLPDLAEEYHVFVVDCYGHGKSEKDPQKYSAKAMGRDLVQFIRQVIGEPVVVSGHSSGGLLAVWLTAHSPEWVRGAVFEDPPLFTTLFPRAEKTFNYVDLSTICHRFVQQREESDFTLYYVRNSYLLKFFQDARPGMIRYAENYRKKHRDRPLRYWFMPPVMNEGFRTLPEYDPRFGVTFYDGSWNEGFDHAAALKKIEKPTVLILANWSYDENGILLAAMDEKDARRAHTLLKNNRLIKVDSGHNFHFEKPREFVRILLDFKKRIG; encoded by the coding sequence ATGCGACCGGGTTTGAAACGGGCGCTTGGGATCGCCTTCAAGGCGTTGATCGTTTTGGTGCTCCTGCTCGTTGTCGCCTTCGGCACCTATGTGTTCAACAATTTGACCTATCACGACCGGGCCATGGCCGGAGTGAAACGGGCCGGGTTTGTCGAGAAGGATGTGACCGTAGGCGGTTCCCGCATCCATTACGCCGAAGGGCCCGATAACGGTCCGGCGCTGTTGTTGATCCACGGCCAGCTCATGGACTGGACCGGTTATGCGCGGGTATTGCCGGACCTGGCGGAGGAGTACCACGTGTTCGTGGTCGACTGCTACGGCCACGGGAAATCGGAGAAGGATCCGCAAAAGTACAGCGCAAAGGCCATGGGCCGGGATTTGGTCCAATTTATCCGGCAGGTGATCGGAGAACCGGTCGTGGTTTCCGGCCACTCCTCCGGCGGGCTCCTTGCGGTATGGCTCACGGCCCACTCCCCCGAATGGGTCCGGGGGGCGGTGTTTGAAGACCCGCCCCTCTTCACCACCCTTTTTCCCCGGGCCGAGAAAACCTTCAATTATGTGGATCTGAGCACCATCTGCCACCGCTTTGTCCAACAGAGGGAGGAGAGCGACTTTACCCTCTACTACGTGAGAAACAGCTACCTTCTGAAGTTTTTTCAGGACGCTCGGCCGGGAATGATCCGGTATGCCGAAAACTACCGGAAAAAGCACAGGGACCGACCCCTTCGGTACTGGTTTATGCCACCGGTGATGAACGAGGGATTCCGGACCCTGCCCGAGTACGATCCCCGCTTCGGGGTCACCTTCTACGACGGTTCCTGGAATGAGGGCTTTGATCACGCCGCGGCGCTGAAAAAGATCGAGAAGCCCACCGTCCTCATCCTGGCCAACTGGTCCTACGACGAGAACGGCATCCTGCTGGCCGCCATGGATGAAAAGGACGCCCGAAGGGCCCACACTCTTCTCAAGAACAACCGGCTCATCAAGGTGGATTCCGGCCACAATTTCCACTTTGAAAAGCCGCGGGAATTTGTGAGGATTTTGCTCGACTTCAAAAAGCGGATCGGTTAG